One region of Aminobacterium colombiense DSM 12261 genomic DNA includes:
- the truB gene encoding tRNA pseudouridine(55) synthase TruB: MIEGLLLLNKPRGLRSAQCVSAFRHKLPQKIKVGHGGTLDSTADGLLVLLAGAATRLSNYVMMLPKEYMVTIQLGTTTDTLDYDGTVTATYPFRHIQDKDIDRILPAFLGMRMQKPPVISAIKLNGKRASDLKRKGIEPQISPRPVTITSILRTSTISEEGQVSFFIKCHKGTYIRSIVRDLGYMLGCGAIVGELTRLKTGLLSLDQAISFEELETAAEQDIDKHIMSIGEFIRHFTVFSGDDQTENDLKNGMFISIRKLHCESRGQVPTEVVVCFTGRDLISLGVFVKKENNIFFKPQTNLFL; the protein is encoded by the coding sequence ATGATAGAAGGTCTTCTCCTTCTTAATAAGCCAAGAGGGTTACGAAGTGCTCAGTGCGTTTCTGCTTTTCGGCATAAACTTCCACAAAAAATAAAAGTGGGTCATGGCGGAACTCTTGATTCCACGGCTGATGGCCTTCTTGTTCTTCTTGCAGGAGCGGCTACACGACTTTCAAACTACGTTATGATGTTGCCTAAAGAATATATGGTGACGATACAATTAGGAACGACGACAGATACCCTTGACTATGACGGTACCGTAACGGCTACCTATCCCTTTCGTCATATTCAGGATAAAGACATAGACAGGATATTACCGGCTTTTCTGGGCATGCGAATGCAGAAACCACCAGTTATATCGGCTATTAAGCTTAATGGGAAGCGGGCATCTGACCTTAAACGAAAGGGGATTGAACCCCAAATATCTCCGCGTCCAGTAACAATAACCAGTATTCTGCGTACTTCCACTATCTCAGAAGAGGGGCAAGTTTCGTTTTTTATTAAATGCCACAAAGGGACCTATATACGAAGCATAGTCAGAGATCTTGGTTATATGCTAGGATGTGGAGCTATTGTGGGGGAACTAACTAGATTAAAAACTGGGCTGCTGTCTTTAGACCAGGCCATTTCTTTTGAAGAGTTAGAAACTGCAGCAGAACAAGATATAGACAAACACATAATGTCTATAGGAGAATTTATAAGACATTTCACGGTCTTTTCCGGAGACGATCAAACGGAGAATGACCTAAAAAACGGGATGTTTATTTCAATTAGAAAACTGCATTGCGAATCTCGTGGTCAGGTACCCACAGAAGTAGTTGTCTGTTTTACCGGCAGGGATCTGATCTCTTTAGGCGTGTTTGTAAAAAAAGAAAACAATATTTTCTTTAAGCCGCAAACTAATCTTTTTCTCTAG
- a CDS encoding DHH family phosphoesterase, with amino-acid sequence MNLESSITLQEIFSLLSSFRTWIILTHQKPDGDAVGAASSLAVYGMEHGKNIRWGGVDPLPTTYSFLPLADQYEIFPHINELLPFPEKTAVISLDTSNLERSVPGLEIVQGKHPIFNIDHHGDNTRYGDYNYIDESASSLGEILWHMFHLANAQYDYNTAMGLYTAIITDSGKFSFSSTSPRTHQAAAELLQKGVSPSDLNHKIFYSQPVESVHLWGKAFARVQLIVDDRASLSWLSLQDFSQLGSSPADTEGLVNELLRVKGAEFAVLLVEEQDQVRVSLRSRGDISAREIAQQFGGGGHIQAAGCHIEAALTEAIAIITESVKEAMQ; translated from the coding sequence ATGAATTTGGAGAGTAGTATTACCCTTCAGGAAATATTTTCTCTTTTAAGTTCATTTCGCACGTGGATTATTCTTACTCATCAAAAACCAGACGGCGACGCTGTGGGGGCGGCATCATCACTTGCTGTATACGGAATGGAGCACGGTAAAAATATTCGTTGGGGAGGGGTAGACCCTCTCCCTACAACGTATTCCTTTTTGCCTTTGGCAGATCAGTACGAAATCTTCCCCCATATAAACGAACTATTGCCCTTCCCTGAAAAAACTGCGGTCATCTCCCTCGACACGAGCAACCTGGAACGTTCGGTGCCAGGTCTTGAAATTGTGCAGGGGAAGCATCCAATCTTTAATATTGATCACCACGGTGACAATACACGGTATGGCGATTATAACTATATTGATGAGAGCGCTTCTTCGTTAGGAGAGATCCTTTGGCATATGTTCCATCTTGCCAATGCTCAATATGACTACAATACTGCCATGGGACTTTACACAGCTATCATCACAGATAGTGGGAAGTTTTCGTTTTCTTCTACATCCCCCCGAACCCACCAGGCAGCAGCCGAACTGCTTCAGAAGGGGGTTTCTCCCTCAGATCTTAATCATAAGATTTTCTATAGCCAGCCTGTAGAAAGCGTGCATTTGTGGGGAAAGGCTTTTGCAAGAGTTCAGCTCATAGTCGATGATAGGGCCTCTCTCTCGTGGCTCTCTCTTCAGGATTTCTCTCAACTTGGGTCTTCGCCTGCTGATACGGAGGGTCTGGTTAATGAACTGCTGCGAGTTAAAGGAGCAGAGTTTGCTGTTCTCCTTGTAGAGGAACAAGATCAGGTAAGAGTAAGCCTTCGTTCCCGGGGGGATATCTCAGCCCGTGAAATTGCTCAACAATTTGGTGGGGGCGGGCATATTCAGGCTGCAGGGTGTCATATAGAAGCTGCTCTCACCGAAGCCATTGCTATTATCACTGAGTCTGTGAAAGAGGCAATGCAATGA
- the rbfA gene encoding 30S ribosome-binding factor RbfA — MATYRMQRINKQLQREICLLLEYKIKNDVAKDAIITEVSCSKDLEVATVFFVTLDQKQRKAVLKALESVAGPIRSLLGKRLRLRQIPEIRFEIDSSVDYGRRIDALLDSIKESSNNELSAEDDQIDEFGE; from the coding sequence ATGGCGACTTATCGGATGCAGAGGATTAACAAACAGCTTCAGCGAGAAATTTGTTTGCTTTTGGAGTATAAGATAAAAAATGATGTGGCAAAGGATGCTATTATTACAGAAGTATCTTGTTCAAAAGACCTTGAAGTTGCTACAGTCTTTTTTGTCACTCTCGATCAGAAGCAGCGTAAGGCTGTGCTTAAGGCCTTAGAGAGCGTAGCTGGTCCAATCCGCTCTTTGCTTGGGAAACGGCTACGTCTTCGACAGATACCGGAGATACGTTTTGAAATAGATTCTTCAGTGGACTATGGACGGCGTATTGATGCGCTTTTAGACAGTATCAAAGAAAGCAGCAACAATGAATTATCGGCCGAGGATGATCAAATAGATGAATTTGGAGAGTAG